From a region of the Acomys russatus chromosome 4, mAcoRus1.1, whole genome shotgun sequence genome:
- the LOC127188601 gene encoding transmembrane and coiled-coil domain-containing protein 5B: MEDVGQNTLDDGHEIAEIPTLEAIKQNLKYLNADLEKDLQRMDEANQILLRKIQKKEESIESLERDIALSIGRVAERDDFSEIITKKENALKELELETEKLEKKNKTLSNNVMELQKKISRGLKVSGPDHENMKKKIEELKVKLQNSTESCAQQEKEISKMESDYQSVYQLCEDQAHYIKKYQEILREMKKEQEVILLEKEISKAQNDSSQVVKPGSILVETIQSNMEKNIIKKQKRKFWLRHFQFFLFMIMVFVRLLGYMFFHLQYINPDLLVDTLPVLMSRSSLKWLRDMLFPFLTLEVEDVLPH, encoded by the exons ATGGAAGACGTTGGACAGAACACATTGGATGATGG GCATGAGATAGCAGAAATACCGACTTTAGAAGCCATAAAACAGAATCTTAAGTACCTGAACGCGGACCTTGAAAAAGATCTACAGAGGATGGACGAGGCCAATCAGATTCTTCTCAGAAAgattcaaaagaaagaagaatctatAGAAAG TCTTGAAAGAGATATTGCCCTGTCCATAGGAAGAGTCGCAGAGAGGGATGACTTCAGTGAGATCATCACCAAGAAGGAGAATGCCCTGAAGGAGCTAGAGCTGGAGACAGAAAAACTG gagaaaaagaataagacCCTAAGCAATAATGTGATGGAACTTCAGAAGAAG ATTTCAAGAGGCCTTAAGGTTTCTGGCCCTGATCAcgaaaacatgaaaaagaaaatagaagaattgAAG GTGAAACTACAAAATTCAACTGAATCCTGTGcacaacaagaaaaggaaatatcCAAG atGGAAAGTGACTACCAATCTGTATATCAGCTCTGCGAAGACCAGGCCCACTATATAAAG AAATATCAAGAAATTCTGAGGGAGATGAAGAAGGAACAAGAAGTGATACTGCTTGAGAAAGAAAT ATCCAAAGCCCAGAATGACTCTTCCCAAGTAGTGAAACCTGGGTCGATTCTGGTAGAGACCATTCAAAGCAATATG GAGAAGAAcattattaagaaacagaagaggaagttTTGGCTTAG GCActtccagttctttctcttcATGATCATGGTCTTCGTTCGGTTGCTGGGTTACATGTTCTTCCACCTGCAGTATATAAACCCGGACCTTCTCGTGGACACTCTTCCCGTGCTGATGAGCAGAAGCAGCCTGAAGTGGCTAAGGGACATGTTGTTTCCCTTCCTTACTCTAGAGGTGGAAGATGTGCTACCACATTAG